DNA from Lactobacillus sp. ESL0791:
TTATTGTAGTAACTTAGGTAAAATGTACTTATGGAGAGTTTTATGAAAAGTTTTTTTATTAGTTTTGAAGGTCCCGACGGTGCTGGTAAAAGTACGGTTGTTGCCCAAGTGGTGCGTGAACTTGCACCTAGACTTAAGACACAATATCTAGTGACACGTGAACCGGGCGGCTCGGAAATTGCCGAAAAAATTAGGCAGATGATTTTAGATCCTGCAAATAGTAAAATGGCGGCTAAAACCGAGGCACTGCTTTATGCCGCTTCGCGCAGCCAGCACATGGCGGAAGTTATTCTGCCAGCACTTGCGGCAGGAAAAATGGTTTTTTCTGACCGCTTTGTTGACAGCTCACTTGCTTATCAGGGCGTGGGGCGTGATTTAGGCATTGCGCAAGTTAAACAGATCAATGATTTTGCTACCAGCGGGGTTGAACCTGATTTAACGCTATTCCTGGATGTTAAGCCGGAAGTTGGCTTGGCGCGGATCAATCGCCTGCGTCCCCATGCTGAAGATCGTTTGGAACAGGAAAAATTGACTTTTCATAAGAAAGTTTATCAGGGTTATCAAGAAATCTGCCAGGCCAATCCTCAGCGCATCAAGATTGTTGATGCAAGTCGAAATTTTACGCAGGTTGTTGCTGATTGTATTAAAATTATTGAAAATAGTTTACCAATAGATTTTATAAAGGACTGATTTTAATGAAGTTAGTAATCGCAATTGTTCAAAAAGAAGACGCAAAGAAACTGCAGCGTGCGTTTATTGAAAATAATATCCGGGAAACCAGACTGGCAACTACCGGTGGCTTTTTAAGTCAAGGCAACACGACTTTCCTGATCGGGATTGATGACGAGCATGTCAAGACGGTGCTGCGGATTATTAAGCAGGAATCAAAGGCGCGCGAGGAGTATATGAATCCCAACATGGTGCCGACAGGCTTTGATATGAATAGTCAGCCGGTGAAAATTACGGTCGGCGGCGCAACCTGTTTTGTTGTGCCCATTGATGAATTTAAGCGTTTTTGATGAAGATTGATATTAAACAGGTTGGCCCGGAAACGCAAAGCTTGCGTGCGGCTCATGACAAAGGGCAGCTGGCCCACAGTTATCTTTTTGTTACTGGTGACCGGCAGCAAGGCATTAATACAGCTTACTGGCTGGCCTGCCTAGATAATTGTACTGGCAAGCAAAAGCCGGATGGTCAGTGCCAAAATTGCCGGCAGATTATTTCCGGCAACCATCCGGATATTTTGCTGGTGGAACCGGAAGGTAAGCAAAGTTTGGGGATTGACCAGGTGCGACCGTTGAAAGAGGAGCTGGCGAAGAGCCCGGTGCAGAGCAGTCGCCGTTTTTTCATTATTGATCAGGCAGAAAAGCTGACCCTGCCGGCGGCTAATGCTCTGCTTAATTTACTTGAAGAACCGGTTGCACCCGTTGTTACTATCTTGATAACCAACAACCGTGACCAGATCTTGCCAACTGTGCGCTCGCGTACGCAGACAGTTGTTTTTCCTGCGGGTAATCAGGCCGATGGCAGAAGTGATTTTTTACTCAAGAACGGTTTTTCACCGGAAGATATTTCTGGACTGGATGATCCGGCTAAGCTTGATCAAACAAGTAGATATTTTTATCAGGAATGCCTAGAAAAAAATCCTTTGTCTCTTGTTAGTGCCCATCAATTAGCCGCTGCAGCTAGCAGCAAGCTTGATCAGGATTATGTTTTGCTTCAGCTTAAGCAATTGGCGCAAAAAGATTTACCTGAACATCCGCAAGTGAGTGCGAGAATGTTAAAATATTTAGTAGATGTTGATCGAATGCGTTATAGCAATGTAAGTTTTCGTAATCTGCTCGATTATCTTGCCTTGCAGTGGAAACGGTAGGTGAAAATGGTGGATCCTTATTCAAAATTGCAACAGCTTCACGACACGATGGCCAATATGACTAAGACAATTGCCAGTCTTGAGAATAATATTTTGGACACGCTTAAGGAAAACACAGAATTGAAAGTGGAAAATGAATTATTGCGTGAGAAACTGGACAAGTTGACTAGTAATAATAATGAACCGGCTGTCAAGACGAGAAGCGGGCTTGAATCATTAAGGCAGATTTACAAGTCCGGCTATCATATTTGCAACATGTATTATGGTTCACACCGTGATCCCGATTCTGATTGCATGTTTTGCCTTGATATCTTAGATAATTTTGGCGAAAAAAAGAAAAAACAGTAGGGGATGAAGAGCATGCAGCGGCAAAGTTCTTATGCAAAAGATGAAGGCAAGCTTTACCTTGTACCGACGCCGATCGGTAACCTGGAAGATATTACGATCCGGGCCAAGAAGGTTCTGCAGCAGGCAGATTATATTGCGGCCGAGGATACACGAACTAGTGGTATTTTGCTGGAAAAAATTGGCGTGCATAACCGCATGTTGTCCTTTCATAAATATAATTCAAAAGAGAGAGCTCCGGAACTGATCAAACTAATGCAGGACGGGGCAGTAATTGCGGAAATCAGTGATGCGGGGATGCCCGTGATTTCTGATCCCGGTTATATTCTGGTGCAGGAATGCATCAAGCATGATATTCCAGTCGTACCTTTGCCAGGACCGTCGGCGTTTGCGACCGCATTAATTGCTTCCGGCTTTGATGCTCAGCCCTTTACTTATTATGGTTTTTTGCCGCGGAAGAAAACGGAGCAGGTACCTTATTTTGCGGAAATGAATAAGGCGCATGCGACCTCAATTTTTTATGAGGCACCCCACCGCTTAAGCAAAACCCTGCAAAACTTGGCGAGTGTTTTGCCAGCAGACCGGCCAATTGTTGCTGCGCGCGAATTAACCAAGATACATGAGGAGTTTGTCCGTGGGACGGTCCAAGAAGTTGCCGAATATTTTGCAGAAAATGCGCCACGTGGCGAATTTGTTATCTTGGTTTCACCGAGTACGGAAGAACCCGAGCAATTGTCTTGGAAAGAATTGATCAAATTAGTTGATGCCCAAGTTGCAGCTGGCAGCAGCAAAAAGGACGCGGTGAAGAATGTGGCTAAAGAACATCGTGTTTCTAAAAATGAACTTTATGACAAGTACCACGAGCAATAGAAAATAGCCAAAGGAAGGTAAAAATGCAATACAGTGAAAAGCACCAAGTAGAATATGATGAATGTGATGAAAATAAAAATCTCCGTCTTGCATCGCTGATCGATTTAATGATGCAAGTGTCTGAGCACCAGCTCTGGCATGGGGATGCCAGCACCAAGTCGCTGAATGAGCGGGGACTTGGTTGGGTGGTCACCCAATACCATTTTGAAATTAATCGTTTGCCACGCGTAACGGAAAAAGTTGTTTTGACGACCGAGGCTAAAGGATATAACCGCTTTTTTGAATATCGTGATTTTAGCATTGATGATCAGGCGGGCAATAAGCTGATTACCGTTAAGAGTGAGTGGGTTCTGTTTGACTTGAAAAAACGTAAAATGGTGGCGACAGACGAAAAAATGATGAACGAATTGCATATTCCGCTGCTGCCAAAGCTGCCACACTTCCCGCGCCTGCGCCAGCAAGCTGAATATGAGAAAAAAAGGCAGTACCGTGTGCGCTACGATGATTTAGATACCAACCATCATTTAACCAATAGTCATTATTTTAATTGGTTTTTGGACATGCTCGACCGTGAATTTTTGCGTCAGCATGTTGTTAGTAAAATTGAAATTAAATTTAACCAAGAAGTCCGTTATGGTCAGGAACCATATTCTTGCGTCACAGTGAAAGAAAATGATGCTGAGACAAAGTCTTACCATGCGATTGAAGATGATGAAGGCAAAGCACGGGCACTTTGTGAGCTTACCTGGCGTGAAATATGATGAACTATTAGGGCATGACCAAGAAGTCATGTTTTTTTATTGGAAGGGGACTTTGAATGATAAGCAAAAAATGGCTGAAGATTGACTTGCAGGGCCTTGTTTTGTTGGGGCTTGTTGTTGCAATTAAAGTAATCTTGGGTAAGATTGCTTTTGGCACCGCTACTGTGCGCTTGAGTTTGGGTTTTGTCGGTAGTGTCATGTTGGGCTACTTTTTTGGCCCCGTTTGGGGCAGTGTTGGTGGCGGTGTCAGCGATTTGGTTTCGTCTGCGCTATTTGGCAATAGCGGCGGCTTTTTTCTTGGCTTCACGCTGTCCGCGATGGTCGGCCCCCTTATTTATGGCCTCTTTTTCTTTGACCGGCAGGTAAAACTTTGGCGCGTAATTGCGGCAACACTGCTGGTGACAATAGTCGTAAACATTGGCTTGAACACATTGTGGGTGCATTTATTGTATGGAATGGAGTTTAAGGCGGCGCTGATTCAACGCCTGCCCAAAGAGACAATCACACCCTGGCTGCAAATCTTTGCCAGTTACTTTGTTTTGACGGCACTTTCTCGTGTTAAAATAAAAAAGTAGTTTGAATAAAAAGGAAAATAATTAAGAATGAAAATTTTGAGTGTTTCGACAGCTACTGATAATTTAAGTATTGCCCTGAATGAAAACGAAAAGGTGATCGTTGAAAAAAATGAGCAGGGAGGGCGCAATTATAATGAACACCTAGATCCAATTATTAATGAGATGCTAACCGCTAATAAATTGCAGCTTGCGGATATTGACCGCTATGCCGTAGCAATCGGCCCCGGCTCGTACACGGGCTTACGAATCGGCATCACAACGGTTAAAATGTTTGCCAGCATTTTAGAAAAAGAGGTTGCCGGTATTTCTACGCTGCAGGCCCTGGCGGTTAACCAAATTGGAACAAAGATGCTGACGGTTGCCGGAATTGACGCCAGAAATGATAATTATTTTGCGGGTGCTTATTGCAATGAGGACGGCCAACTGGTGAACGTGATTCCGGACGGGCACTACCATATTACGACGCTGCTTCAGGCTGTGAAGGAGTGGGCAATTAAAACTAATTGTGACAAGGTAATATTTCTCGGTTCCGGTTTTGCCAAGCAGGATGAACTGATTAAGCAACTGGGGCTAGCTTATGCCTATGGCAGCGATGAACAAAATCTAGTTCATGCGGGACGAATAGGAAAATTGGCTTTAGGGGCACCGTTGACTGAACCCGATGACCTGCTGCCAAAATATTTACGCCGGACCCAAGCAGAAATTGACTGGCACAATAAAACGGGCCAGCCATTTGTCTCTGATCGTAATTATGTTGAAGAAGTTTAATTTATTGCAGGGCTTGTTTCATCCAGAGAAAAAACAAGTACGGCCAACTTTTGCCCCGGTTGCGACGATTGTGCAGGGCCAGACCCTGCAAGTGATGCAGGCAGGCAGCGAAGATATCCCAGCACTGCTGGCGCTGGAGCAGAAGGTATATCATGGTCCTTTGCCGTGGGATGCATCTTCATTTAAAACGGAGTTACGCAAAAAAAACACGGTGTATTTGGTTGTTTACCATGCCGAGAATTTGGTAGCCTTTATTGGAATGCGGTTTGCCCCGGTTGAGTGCCACATCACTAATTTTGCGGTTGATCCGTCTTGGCAAAGTCATGGTTTGGGGACATACTTGCTGCAGTTAATGCTGAACTGGGCCAAGAATAACGATAGTAAATATGTGAGTTTAAACGTGCGGTCTGATAATTTGGGTGCGCAAAGGCTGTATCGGACATTTGGCTTCACAATTACCAACGTTCAGGAAAATTATTATCAGGATACGCATACTGCCGGCCTACGGATGGTTATGCGTTTAAAACCAGATTTGGCCGGGAAAGGGAAGAGAAGTTTTGAGTGAGAAAAAAGATATTCGGATTTTAGCTTATGAAAGTTCATGTGATGAAACTTCGACCGCGGTCGTTAAAAATGGTCGCGAAGTTGAGAGCCTAATTGTGGCAACGCAGATCAAGAGTCACCAGCGTTTCGGCGGTGTTGTGCCTGAAGTTGCCAGCCGCCACCATATTGAGGTAATCAGTCAGATAACTAAAGAAGCGCTGCGTGAGGCTGATGCCAGCTGGCAGGATATCGATGCGATTGCCGTCACTTACGGACCGGGGCTGGTTGGAGCGCTCTTGATTGGTGTCAGTGCCGCCAAGGCTGCGTCGATGGCTACTGGCTTGCCGCTGATTGGGGTTGACCACATTATGGGGCACATCATGGCTGCACAGCTAAAAGATGAAATTGTGTATCCCGCGCTCGCACTGCAGGCTTCTGGCGGTCATACGGAAATTGTTTTATTAAAAGATCCGCTGCACTTTGAGATTGTGGGCGATACCCGTGATGATGCTGCGGGTGAAGCGTATGATAAGATTGGCCGGGTTTTAGGGGTAAATTATCCCGCGGGTAAAACAATTGATGAATGGGCACATCAGGGTAAAGATACCTTTAATTTTCCCCGGGCAATGATGGAAGACGATGACTATGACTTTTCTTTTTCCGGTTTGAAGAGTGCGTTTATCAATACTTATCATCATGCAGAGCAGATTCATCAAGAATTGAATAAATATGATCTGGCTGCTAGTTTTCAGGCGGCCGTCATTGATGTTTTGGCCCATAAGACAATCAGAGCGATTAAGGAATATCAGCCTAAAACTTTTATTATGGGCGGCGGTGTTGCTGCTAACCTGGGTCTGCGTGAGCGGATGAATCAGGAATTGGCAGCTCTTCCTGCAGCGATTCGGCCCAAAGTGATCTTACCGGATTTAAAATTGTGTGGCGATAACGCGGCAATGATTGGGGCGGCCGCTTATAATTTGTATAATGCGGGTAAGTTCGCTGACTTGACCCTGAATGCAGATCCATCCTTGGAATTGCCGTATGCAAAAAGCATGTTGAAATAAAGTGATATTAAAAAAAGCCATGAAGTGGAATAAAGCTTCATGGCTTTTAATTTGTTGTGCAAATTTATCTTTACAAACTTGCTATTATGTAGCTAGTAAAATATGTTTAAGCATGATATATTTTTAGTAAGCAGGAAGTTACACTAATTATGTGTGGTGTTATTTGCTTAACACGTATTATACGTGTTAAAATATAAATATGGAGTTAGAAATGCCTTTTACTGGAAAAGATATGTTAAAACTGTTGCTAGAACATGGCTGGATTGAACGTAGGGTTGCTGGTTCACATCATCATTTGTATAAAGATGGTGTGAGAATTACTGTACCAGTTCATGGCAATCAGGATTTAGGCAATGGGCTTGAACGTAAAATCCTTAAAGAAGCCGGCCTTATAAAGAATAAATCTTAGGAAGGAATCAACATGACTGAGACGAAAAAAATGTTTTTAGTTTACCCTGCAATTTTTACTCCAGAAAAAAAGGGTGGCTATTTTATTGATTTTCCTGATGTTCAAGGAGCATTCACTGGAATTAATACAAATGATATTTCATATGGGATTGAAATGGCTGAAGAGGCGCTTGGATTAACTTTGGCGGACTATATTGAAAATAATGATGCCTTTAAAAAGCCGACCGCTATTAATGAGCTTAAAGTTCCTGCTGGCTCATTTGCAACTTTAATTAAAACTGATGTAGAAAAATACTTAACTAATAATGATCTTGTTAAAAAGACGTTGACTATTCCTAAATGGGCTGATCAAAAAGCTAAAAAGCAAAAGTTGAATTTTTCCGCTCTTTTGACTAAAGCAATTTTACATGCAAATTAAAGCTTAAAGAGTCATTTTATAAATAGACAGGAATTGCTGTAGATTTAGATTTATGTGAGCATTTGAAATAAGCAAAGACAGCCCAAGAAAATCTTGAGCTGTTTCCAGCGCGGGTAAATCCATAATAGATCGCTCTTTCCCTGTACTACTTGATTAGTTTGTTAAGGATAGCATGGAACAAACGCACAATGCAATTTGACTACTTGCAAGGTACCTGGAAGCAGTCGATTGCTTTTTTTGTTGCATTCAAAAAGCCTCTCAGTATTTGTTGAGAGGCTCATTTGATTAAAAGCTATTATTACTTAATCCTCTACATCTAAAAATTTTTCAAGCATAAGCTTAACTAGAAAACTTGAATATTCTATGCCATAACCATACGCAACAGCAACCAGCTTACTTACTGCAGTACCTAAATCTTTCGATTCTCCTACTTCTTTCTCTAGTCGTTTTTGAAATTTATCATTACGCTCTTTTGTGTCAAATTCATCAAGAAATTCTTCCATATATTTAGCATACTTTACTTCAAATTCTTCTTTGCCCATAATTCTATCCCTCACATTTTAAACTAATTTGCTGTTCTTTTTTAATCAGCTTTCCGATCACTTATAAGTTGTTCTAAATACGGATAAGCTATTATCTGAATTTTGCCTTTATCCATTTGCAATTCGCGAGCCCTCCATTCATTAGCACTATACTTTCCGTTTTTGAGAATTTTTGCAGGTTGCACACCATCAATTAAGTAATCTGTCTTTGTAGAAACCGAACCAGTAACACAACCGCCGTGAGCCTCAATTTCAGCCTTGATATCTTTATTAGGTTTATCAAAAATACCAGTTAAAACAAACGTTAATCCTTTAAGTTCAGAATCAGGTTCCTGGCAAATAGGAACTTTGTATTCTAGGTCATGATCACGTAATTTTTGGTAAATTACTAAATTTGTCTTGCAGTCTTCTAAACTAGTATGCGGCTTATTACCAAGACCAAAATATTCTTTTAGCGTGGCGAACTTCATATCTTTAAGTGCGACAGGAAAGTCATCACGTATTCTTCTAACCATGCGAAGAGTATCGATAGCTTTAATATGCTTTTGAGCAAAACCATTATTTACAACAAATGGAATATCAAATTGAATAATATTATGGCCAACTAAAGTTGCATCATCAACAAACTCATTAAATTTTGGCATTACTTCAGTAATTGGGTCCGCATTTGCAACATCAGCATCAGTTATTCCAGTAATTTTTGTAATGTAACTAGGGATACTTTTCTTAGGTTTAACATAGCTATTAAATTGATCAATTACTTGGTCATCTTTAACCTTTACCGCAGCCACGTGAATAATTTCATCGTTCTCATAACCAAGCTCTGTGGTTTCCAAATCAAATACTACGCAATCCTTTAATTTAGTATCCGATACATCTTCAATATCTACGCCATGCTTTGATAAAAATTGCTGATACTTAGGTATCTTGGGTGTTTTAGGGTTAAGCACACAATCCTTTAAAACGGCATCTGAAATAATTTTATCTGTTGAAGATTTAAGAGTCGAAATTTTCTCTTGGACATTTTCAGAAATTGCCGATTTTTTGTTATCTGTAATCTTAGTTTTTTCGGCTTCAGAATCTTTAACAATAAGATTAGGTTTTAAATCCTTTGTAATTTTTAAATTTGCTTTATCATTGTCAGTTGCATACTTTGAAGGCTTTCTTAGCGCCTTACTAATTGCATAAATGGTCCATTCAATAATTACGCCAATCGCCAAAATTACTAAGAACATGCCAATGGAAGTAGCCGCACCGAAAAATGCAATAAACCATCCAGCCACAAAAAGCATAAGTGAATAACTAATTCTTGCTGGCAGTTTCTTTACTAACTTAACCAAATCGACAATAAACAAAGCAATACTAGCAAACACAGTTAGCATGCCAAGTCCCATCACAAAATCTGACATTTCAACCTCCTAAAATACCAAATCATCGTTCTTCTTAAACAATGATTTAGTATCATCAAGCATCCAATCAGGAATGCCATATTGGTTCATAAATTCGCCAGGCTCAACACATATATCAATTTGGCGCATGGCATAATCATAAATTACACGCAGAGCATACATGTCTGCTCTGTGTTCTATAGTTCCTTTATAGAACACTTCAAAATGATTAGAAGATTTTTCCTCTAATCATTTTTGTTATTCAAATTTATCTAATGCATCAACGGCTTGCTCCCAAGCGGTGTTTGCCTTATCAAGTTTTTGGCTGATTTCTGTTAACTGTTCCTGCAGCGGTCCTAACTTATCAAAATTAGTGGCAATTTCTGGATTCGCCATTTTCTCTTCAATTGCTGCCTGCTGTTTTTCTAGATCGTCAATCTTGTCTTCGGCTTGACTGACATCTCGTTCCAATTTTCGTTTTTGCGAATCACGCTGCTTTTGTTCCTGGTACGATAATTTTTGTGAACCACTATCGCTCTTATCTTCATTTTGCATCAGTGCATTATTATCTTGCTCAGTGGCATCCTGCTTGGCCTTTTCGTCGAGGTAATATGAATAGTCGCCTTCGTATACTTTGGCCTGGCCGTCTTTGACCGCCACAATCTTGTTAGACAGCTGATTGATAAAGTAACGGTCATGGGAAACGAAGAGCAAGGTTCCGTCAAAGTCCTGCAGAGCATTTTCTAAAACTTCCTTTGCTTCAATGTCTAAGTGGTTGGTTGGCTCGTCCATTAACAAGAAGTTGTTGTGCTCAAGTGACAGAACGGTTAAAGTTAACCGCGCCTTTTGTCCACCCGATAGCTGGCCCACGGTCTTATCAATGTCTTTGGCCGTAAAAAGAAAACTGGCTAAAATCGACCGGACATCCTTTTCCGGCATCGTTTTATGGCGGTCCCAGACCGTGTCGATCACGGTTTTGCCCGGTTCAAGTGTCTGCAGTTCCTGATCATAATAGCCGATATCTAGCGCAGCACCGTACTTAATGCTGCCGCCTTTAGGTGTCAGCTGCTTCATGATTGTTTTGAGCAGAGTCGACTTGCCAATCCCATTTGGTCCGATCACGGCGACGCGGTCACCCTTGTTGACCTGCAGCGAGATGTCTTTGACCATCGTCTTTGTGGGATAACCAATTGTAAGGTCTTTTAAAATTAGGACTTCCTTGCCTGATGGCCGTTCACTTGCAAAGTGAATCCGTACCTTGCTCTTGTGTTTGGGCGGCTGAATCCGTTCGATTTTTTCGAGCTGTTTGCGCCGGCTTTGCGCCCGCTTAGTTGTGGTTGCACGCACTAGGTTTTTTTGGATGAATTCTTCATCTTTTTTGATTTTTTCCTGCTGCTTTTCGTAAGCTTCTTCTTGCTGACGGTCGCGCAATTTGCGTTCAGCGAGATAGGCGGAATAGTTGCCTTTAAAAGCAGTCAGTTTGCCAAATTGTAATTCGAAAATTTGGGTCGCAAGATGATCCAAGAAATACTGGTCATGTGAAACAACCAAAATGGCACCGGAATAGCCCTTAAGAAAGCTTTCCAGCCAATCTAGTGTATCCAAATCCAAATAATTGGTCGGCTCATCAAGCAGCAGCAGCGGCGGTTTTTGCAACAGCAATTTGACAAAAGCCAGTCGCGTTTTTTCACCGCCAGACAAACTGCCGATTAGTTTCGACCAGGTTTTTTCGGGGAAGTTAAACCCGTTCAAAATGCTCTTGATATCTGCCTGGTAAGTATAGCCGCCGTCTTGTTCAAAATTGAACTGCATTTGGTCATATTGTTTGAGCAAATCCTGATTTTCTGGCTGCTCGGCAATTTGTTCCTGCATCTGTTCAATCTTTTTGCCTGTATTAATCAGTGGTGCAAAGACTTCCAGCACCTCGTTCCAGATGGTTTTATCCTCGTCTAGCGCATTTTCCTGGGCAATATAGCCGACGTCAATGTTCTTGTTAACGGTAAAGTCGCCATGTGTTGCTTCTTCTTCACCCGTCATGATTTTGAGTAGGGTGGTTTTGCCGACACCGTTGGGTCCGACGAGACCGATGCGGGCATTAGAGTCAATCGAAAAGTTAACATTTTTAAATAAAGTGGTGGCACCGAATTGTTTTTCTAAATCGTGCCCTTGTGCAATTATCATATTTTTCACCTAAAAACTATTTTAGCATATTGGGTGCAGATATTACTTTGCTAATCTTGGAATAGATGCTAAATGTTTGGGGCTGGTAAGAATTGTGCTAATGTAAATATAAAAATCAAGGAAACAAGAGGACAAAAAGTAGTAGAATGAAAGCGGCTAATTAAAATGGACTGTAAATTATAAATAGAGGTGTTGGAAATGGAATTTCTGTTAGATACAGCTGATGATGCTGCGATTGCAAAATACAAAGAAATAATTCCCTTGGCTGGTGTGACTACCAATCCGTCAATTATGAAAAAAGAAGGCAAAGTTGACTTCTTCGAACGACTGAAAAAAATTAAGGAAATTATTGGCGCAAACCGTGCCTTGCATGTACAAGTAGTTGCTACAACCAGAGACGGCATTATTAAAGATGCACACAGAATAATTGCTGAACTGGGAAAAGAAACCTATGTTAAAATTCCTGTGACGCAAGAGGGCTTGGCAGCGATTAGGGTGCTGAAAAAAGAGGGCGTTAGAATAACTGCAACGGCGATTTACACCGAATTGCAGGGCTATTTAGCAATCTGTGCCGGTGCTGATTATCTTGCCCCGTATTATAACCGGATGCTGGAAAGTAATATCAATGCTAAGGAAGTTCTTTCTTACTTTGTCGAAGCCATTGCAAGAACAGGGAGTAAGACTCAAGTATTGGCTGCCAGTTTCCACACCGTTCAACAAATAAATGAGGCAATTGAAAGCGGAGCTCAGGCAGTGACAGTTGCTCCTGAGTTTATTGAAAAGGGACTGGAAAACCATTTGATTATGGATGCGGTTAGCGACTTTAGCTCAGACTGGTCCCAGATACATGGTGCTGGTTCGATTGTTGATTTATAAAAAGCGTAAATGATAAAAACTGTGTTGATACCAAAAAATCTTCCAATGATTTTAAAAAGTCAGTGGAAGATTTTTATTTATTATGCCGTTTTTTTTTGTCCAAGTTAACATTTTTGAATAAAATAGAGGCACCGAATTTTTTATAAATTGTGCCTTTGTGTAATTATCATATTT
Protein-coding regions in this window:
- a CDS encoding PolC-type DNA polymerase III is translated as MSDFVMGLGMLTVFASIALFIVDLVKLVKKLPARISYSLMLFVAGWFIAFFGAATSIGMFLVILAIGVIIEWTIYAISKALRKPSKYATDNDKANLKITKDLKPNLIVKDSEAEKTKITDNKKSAISENVQEKISTLKSSTDKIISDAVLKDCVLNPKTPKIPKYQQFLSKHGVDIEDVSDTKLKDCVVFDLETTELGYENDEIIHVAAVKVKDDQVIDQFNSYVKPKKSIPSYITKITGITDADVANADPITEVMPKFNEFVDDATLVGHNIIQFDIPFVVNNGFAQKHIKAIDTLRMVRRIRDDFPVALKDMKFATLKEYFGLGNKPHTSLEDCKTNLVIYQKLRDHDLEYKVPICQEPDSELKGLTFVLTGIFDKPNKDIKAEIEAHGGCVTGSVSTKTDYLIDGVQPAKILKNGKYSANEWRARELQMDKGKIQIIAYPYLEQLISDRKAD
- a CDS encoding fructose-6-phosphate aldolase; translated protein: MEFLLDTADDAAIAKYKEIIPLAGVTTNPSIMKKEGKVDFFERLKKIKEIIGANRALHVQVVATTRDGIIKDAHRIIAELGKETYVKIPVTQEGLAAIRVLKKEGVRITATAIYTELQGYLAICAGADYLAPYYNRMLESNINAKEVLSYFVEAIARTGSKTQVLAASFHTVQQINEAIESGAQAVTVAPEFIEKGLENHLIMDAVSDFSSDWSQIHGAGSIVDL
- a CDS encoding type II toxin-antitoxin system HicB family antitoxin; this encodes MTETKKMFLVYPAIFTPEKKGGYFIDFPDVQGAFTGINTNDISYGIEMAEEALGLTLADYIENNDAFKKPTAINELKVPAGSFATLIKTDVEKYLTNNDLVKKTLTIPKWADQKAKKQKLNFSALLTKAILHAN
- the abc-f gene encoding ribosomal protection-like ABC-F family protein, which gives rise to MIIAQGHDLEKQFGATTLFKNVNFSIDSNARIGLVGPNGVGKTTLLKIMTGEEEATHGDFTVNKNIDVGYIAQENALDEDKTIWNEVLEVFAPLINTGKKIEQMQEQIAEQPENQDLLKQYDQMQFNFEQDGGYTYQADIKSILNGFNFPEKTWSKLIGSLSGGEKTRLAFVKLLLQKPPLLLLDEPTNYLDLDTLDWLESFLKGYSGAILVVSHDQYFLDHLATQIFELQFGKLTAFKGNYSAYLAERKLRDRQQEEAYEKQQEKIKKDEEFIQKNLVRATTTKRAQSRRKQLEKIERIQPPKHKSKVRIHFASERPSGKEVLILKDLTIGYPTKTMVKDISLQVNKGDRVAVIGPNGIGKSTLLKTIMKQLTPKGGSIKYGAALDIGYYDQELQTLEPGKTVIDTVWDRHKTMPEKDVRSILASFLFTAKDIDKTVGQLSGGQKARLTLTVLSLEHNNFLLMDEPTNHLDIEAKEVLENALQDFDGTLLFVSHDRYFINQLSNKIVAVKDGQAKVYEGDYSYYLDEKAKQDATEQDNNALMQNEDKSDSGSQKLSYQEQKQRDSQKRKLERDVSQAEDKIDDLEKQQAAIEEKMANPEIATNFDKLGPLQEQLTEISQKLDKANTAWEQAVDALDKFE